The Zingiber officinale cultivar Zhangliang chromosome 10A, Zo_v1.1, whole genome shotgun sequence genome contains a region encoding:
- the LOC122026599 gene encoding uncharacterized protein LOC122026599 gives MAKARRHAEDRLLGTAHGRAAGSDLPDLSEDDVFSALESGWSLTDPGRSRCEGEGEDRGASLPPVASAVMSAPVEVPAWTRLHRVEDEEEAEFGGWMPPHEYLARAKGRSGGTTRSVLEGAGRTLKGRDMSRVRDAVWNRTGFYG, from the coding sequence ATGGCGAAGGCGCGAAGGCACGCCGAAGACCGCCTGCTCGGCACCGCGCACGGCCGGGCGGCCGGCTCTGATCTCCCGGACCTCTCCGAGGATGATGTCTTCTCGGCCTTAGAATCCGGATGGAGCCTAACTGACCCCGGCCGGAGTCGTTGCGAAGGGGAGGGCGAGGACAGGGGGGCGTCACTCCCGCCGGTGGCGTCCGCGGTGATGTCGGCGCCAGTGGAGGTGCCGGCGTGGACGAGACTTCACCGGGTGGAGGACGAGGAGGAAGCAGAGTTTGGCGGGTGGATGCCGCCGCACGAGTACCTGGCGAGGGCGAAGGGGAGGAGCGGCGGGACGACGAGGTCGGTGCTGGAAGGGGCGGGGCGGACGCTGAAGGGCAGGGACATGAGCCGGGTTCGCGACGCGGTCTGGAATCGGACCGGCTTCTACGGTTGA